In a genomic window of Magnolia sinica isolate HGM2019 chromosome 16, MsV1, whole genome shotgun sequence:
- the LOC131229090 gene encoding homeobox-leucine zipper protein ATHB-40-like yields the protein MTNTMNQVEEQMMLFSELYSDIYAHTPEDGEARRRRRRKKGKGESAAVAGLKKKRKLSTEQVNFLEMNFGSERKLESARKVRLASELGLDPDQVAVWFQNRRARWKSKQLEEEYTRLKTAHETVIVEKCRLEAEVFKLREELSEAEKEARKLSDRKAPVDRVSEGESPRPTSSLSVNAPFLGEFVENFLYAPESSMNGMEWANLYEI from the exons ATGACAAATACCATGAATCAAGTAGAAGAGCAAATGATGCTATTTTCTGAATTATATTCAGACATATACGCACATACACCAGAAGATG GTGAAGCAAGGCGACGGCGAAGGAGGAAGAAGGGGAAAGGAGAATCAGCGGCAGTGGCAGGGCTGAAGAAGAAGCGGAAGCTCAGTACCGAGCAAGTGAATTTCTTGGAAATGAACTTTGGGAGCGAGCGTAAGCTGGAGTCAGCGAGGAAGGTTCGCCTGGCTAGTGAGCTGGGGCTGGACCCTGACCAAGTGGCAGTGTGGTTCCAGAACCGGAGGGCGCGGTGGAAGAGTAAGCAGCTTGAGGAAGAGTACACGAGGCTAAAGACGGCGCATGAGACGGTCATCGTTGAGAAGTGCCGGCTCGAAGCTGAG GTATTCAAGCTTAGGGAGGAGCTCTCAGAAGCTGAGAAGGAAGCAAGAAAGCTTTCTGATCGTAAGGCGCCCGTGGACAGAGTTTCAGAAGGCGAAAGTCCTCGTCCAACCTCTTCTCTCTCCGTCAATGCGCCTTTTCTTGGAGAATTTGTGGAGAATTTCTTATACGCGCCTGAAAGTAGCATGAATGGCATGGAGTGGGCCAACTTGTATGAAATATAA